From a region of the Odontesthes bonariensis isolate fOdoBon6 chromosome 4, fOdoBon6.hap1, whole genome shotgun sequence genome:
- the LOC142379213 gene encoding uncharacterized protein LOC142379213, with the protein MSACREMFAVCVTAVFCLLSVSHSTPLVCEKLVRPLDSLAPHHLDGRWALVAGSLSDAPSMKALGLRDSITMYFSNSSDTSTYTQINRFGEECQHLSYNISVEGSTYTFDVGNRFKLTGAFLQTSCTDCLVTRWIVESRRRHSVDLYLLSRRREVEPREMEEFRAQLKCYQLPEPVVMDPTTELCPERTGTQSTAAVAQTEEAGDQKA; encoded by the coding sequence ATGTCTGCCTGCAGAGAAATGTTTGCCGTCTGTGTTACTGCCGTCTTCTGTTTGTTGTCTGTGAGCCATTCAACTCCTCTGGTCTGTGAAAAACTGGTCCGCCCTCTGGATTCGCTGGCTCCTCATCATTTGGATGGTAGATGGGCTTTAGTTGCAGGCAGTCTCAGCGATGCACCATCCATGAAGGCTCTGGGACTAAGAGACAGCATCACCATGTACTTCTCCAACTCCAGTGACACTTCCACTTACACCCAGATCAACCGCTTTGGTGAGGAGTGTCAGCACCTGTCCTACAACATCTCAGTGGAAGGCAGCACCTACACCTTTGATGTGGGGAATCGCTTCAAACTCACCGGAGCCTTCCTCCAGACATCCTGTACAGACTGTCTGGTGACGAGGTGGATTGTGGAGTCAAGGAGGAGGCATTCTGTTGACTTGTACCTGCTCAGCAGGAGGAGAGAGGTGGAGCCAAGGGAGATGGAGGAGTTCAGAGCTCAGCTGAAGTGTTATCAGCTGCCTGAGCCTGTTGTGATGGATCCGACCACGGAGCTTTGTCCAGAACGGACTGGGACCCAATCAACAGCAGCTGTAGCTCAGACCGAGGAGGCGGGAGATCAAAAAGCATGA
- the LOC142379214 gene encoding uncharacterized protein LOC142379214, with product MMILTSRVMLAVSSMVLLCLMSLSHSAPLACEDLVRPLNQLDRHHLEGRRAMIAGSLSHLPLIERLGLRDSATATFSSVINETSISFRRSMDLENKCHYGSYNISLEGSSFSFDNGRVNTTFTHTSCHDCILLNFDVESGKRRHFYLYSRRRQLEQEEMEEFRAQVECLNLPPPAVMDPTKKLCPEQTTGDPSAQTGETAETQKN from the coding sequence ATGATGATTTTAACCAGCAGAGTCATGTTGGCTGTGTCTTCCATGGTTCTCCTCTGCTTGATGTCTCTGAGCCATTCTGCTCCCCTGGCCTGTGAGGACTTGGTCCGGCCTTTGAATCAACTTGATCGACATCATTTGGAGGGCAGGCGAGCTATGATCGCCGGCAGTCTGAGCCACCTGCCACTCATTGAGCGACTGGGACTTAGAGATAGTGCCACAGCTACATTCTCCAGCGTCATAAATGAAACGAGCATCTCCTTCCGTCGCAGCATGGATTTAGAAAACAAGTGCCACTATGGCTCTTACAACATCTCCCTGGAGGGCAGCAGCTTCAGCTTCGATAACGGCAGAGTCAACACTACCTTCACCCACACATCCTGTCACGACTGCATACTGCTGAATTTCGATGTAGAATCTGGAAAGAGGCGGCACTTTTACTTGTACAGCAGGCGGAGGCAGCTGGAacaggaggagatggaggagttCAGAGCTCAGGTGGAGTGTCTGAATCTGCCCCCACCTGCTGTGATGGATCCTACCAAGAAGCTGTGTCCTGAACAGACCACAGGTGATCCATCAGCTCAAACCGGAGAGACAGCTGAGACACAGAAGAACTGA